The proteins below come from a single Dethiobacter alkaliphilus AHT 1 genomic window:
- a CDS encoding TIGR02530 family flagellar biosynthesis protein, with amino-acid sequence MNTGDIRFPGQPISQPKPGTSPVKKKTPDVSPFSQVWQETLQKQTDVKFSAHAMQRLQDRRIELGEGELAKINQAVNAADKKGARSSLLLYDDLALVASVKNRTIITAMGGEDMREHVFTNIDSAVIIK; translated from the coding sequence ATGAACACAGGGGATATTCGTTTTCCGGGACAACCGATAAGCCAGCCTAAACCCGGTACATCGCCGGTAAAAAAGAAGACTCCCGATGTTTCGCCTTTTTCCCAGGTCTGGCAGGAAACACTGCAAAAGCAGACCGATGTTAAATTCTCGGCTCACGCCATGCAGCGGCTGCAGGACAGAAGAATTGAACTGGGAGAAGGAGAGTTGGCCAAGATTAACCAGGCGGTCAATGCGGCGGACAAAAAGGGTGCCCGTTCTTCCCTGTTGCTTTACGATGATCTGGCGTTGGTGGCCAGTGTAAAGAACCGTACCATCATCACCGCCATGGGCGGCGAAGATATGCGGGAGCATGTATTTACCAACATTGACAGTGCAGTAATTATTAAATAA
- a CDS encoding flagellar hook capping FlgD N-terminal domain-containing protein, whose amino-acid sequence MTTVSAAGTTAATQQSNKATGAMQEMDKDMFLQLLVTQLRYQDPLDPQDNSEFVAQMAQFTSLEQMQNLNNTMAKLLDIQSSLHNSAPAFLGLSVTVKDDNGLPLTGIVSAVEYDNGKPRLVIDGNRYGLESVQKVTAGGE is encoded by the coding sequence ATGACAACTGTTTCAGCAGCCGGTACCACCGCTGCCACGCAACAAAGCAATAAAGCTACAGGTGCTATGCAGGAAATGGACAAAGATATGTTTTTGCAGCTATTGGTTACGCAACTCCGTTATCAGGATCCGCTGGACCCGCAGGACAACAGCGAGTTTGTGGCACAGATGGCGCAGTTTACCTCGTTGGAGCAAATGCAGAACTTAAACAATACCATGGCAAAACTTCTTGACATCCAAAGCAGTCTCCATAATTCCGCACCGGCTTTTCTCGGCCTTTCCGTTACTGTAAAAGACGATAATGGATTGCCGCTTACAGGAATTGTCAGTGCAGTGGAATACGATAACGGTAAACCCCGGTTAGTAATTGACGGTAACCGCTACGGACTGGAGAGTGTGCAGAAAGTAACAGCAGGTGGTGAGTAG
- a CDS encoding flagellar hook-length control protein FliK, whose translation MEAGMLPLLAPLLKAQATAAGQNREEGAPQIGFAGLLAMLQQSEEFDPAQAMLGLQMAGKEEQDSAVLPYLVMALMPQLAGEQTDLEGMAEENHELDMYPDLLAFMAQAPVEQLLEVAVSSDALEASDVADKLVAVAEVPQAIMEEGAESLEPVGQKGNQAEKLASGMSMQDAKAVLQQDVEVAEGSDNEKNGAQLVRPVGERDSNILAAERLGANLAFKQVSGEDSSGVKSKNATELSSEHVQRPLVEHDPFRSLVQTASYNSDKAQVSRAAVVEQVLEKMLLVKEPQGESTLFVRLRPAVLGEVEVRLRMEEGRLVANILTENAQVKETLDGALNQLRQRLEAQQINVAEMTVTVNQEQSSRQGSGFHDFRQTQAGGGDVLPVEAVEEIPPSAVLIPGALDMRA comes from the coding sequence ATGGAGGCAGGTATGCTGCCGTTACTTGCGCCGCTTTTAAAGGCTCAGGCAACCGCAGCGGGACAGAACCGGGAAGAAGGTGCACCGCAGATTGGCTTTGCCGGGCTGCTGGCTATGCTGCAGCAGTCAGAGGAATTTGATCCGGCACAGGCCATGCTGGGACTGCAAATGGCAGGAAAAGAAGAGCAGGATTCCGCAGTTTTGCCGTACCTTGTTATGGCCCTCATGCCACAGTTGGCAGGCGAACAAACGGATTTAGAGGGCATGGCTGAGGAGAACCATGAGCTTGACATGTACCCTGATCTTCTGGCATTTATGGCCCAGGCTCCTGTGGAGCAGTTATTGGAAGTTGCTGTAAGCTCCGATGCTTTGGAGGCCTCAGATGTTGCTGATAAGTTGGTTGCAGTTGCAGAAGTTCCCCAAGCTATTATGGAAGAAGGGGCGGAAAGCTTAGAGCCGGTTGGGCAGAAGGGTAACCAGGCGGAAAAGCTTGCGTCTGGAATGTCCATGCAGGATGCTAAGGCTGTTTTGCAACAGGATGTTGAAGTCGCAGAGGGTTCCGATAATGAAAAAAACGGAGCGCAATTAGTAAGACCGGTTGGAGAACGGGATAGCAATATTCTTGCTGCGGAGCGTCTCGGCGCAAACTTGGCATTTAAGCAGGTTTCCGGTGAAGATTCCTCAGGAGTAAAAAGCAAGAATGCCACCGAGCTGTCTTCTGAGCATGTACAGCGTCCGCTTGTGGAACATGATCCATTCAGGTCACTGGTGCAGACCGCGTCTTATAACTCCGACAAAGCACAGGTCAGCCGTGCCGCTGTGGTGGAGCAGGTTCTGGAGAAAATGCTGTTGGTTAAAGAGCCCCAGGGAGAGTCAACGCTGTTTGTCCGGTTGCGTCCCGCAGTGCTAGGAGAGGTGGAAGTGAGGCTGCGTATGGAAGAAGGGCGACTTGTGGCCAATATTCTTACGGAGAATGCTCAGGTAAAAGAAACTCTGGACGGAGCTCTGAATCAATTACGCCAGCGTCTGGAGGCGCAGCAGATTAACGTGGCTGAAATGACCGTCACCGTTAATCAGGAACAAAGCTCCCGCCAGGGTAGCGGTTTCCATGATTTCCGGCAAACCCAAGCCGGAGGCGGAGATGTTTTACCGGTAGAAGCTGTGGAGGAAATACCGCCGTCTGCCGTTCTGATTCCAGGAGCGTTGGACATGCGGGCCTAG
- the fliJ gene encoding flagellar export protein FliJ, with protein sequence MYVFPLQKVLDYRKRKEEEEQLRLNQAFRERDTAKENLVTLQEDLAGMQAKAAAEQTKKINVPQALMAGEYSLHLAHRIKEQKQAVEQLDSRLQEQVQLTEKAMQERKVMDSLRDKGQWRYQQETKLEEQRQNDEMARFMHLYHVKPS encoded by the coding sequence ATGTACGTTTTTCCCCTGCAGAAAGTTTTGGACTACCGCAAACGCAAAGAGGAAGAAGAGCAGCTCCGCCTAAACCAGGCCTTCCGGGAGCGGGATACGGCAAAAGAAAATTTAGTTACATTGCAGGAGGACCTGGCAGGTATGCAGGCAAAAGCTGCGGCTGAGCAAACCAAAAAGATAAATGTGCCGCAGGCCCTGATGGCCGGGGAATATTCTTTGCATCTGGCCCATCGCATTAAGGAGCAAAAGCAGGCTGTGGAACAGCTTGACTCACGTCTGCAAGAACAGGTTCAGTTGACGGAAAAAGCTATGCAGGAGAGAAAAGTTATGGATTCTCTGCGGGATAAAGGCCAGTGGCGCTACCAGCAGGAAACGAAACTGGAAGAGCAGAGACAAAACGATGAGATGGCGCGCTTCATGCATTTGTATCATGTGAAGCCTTCTTAA
- the fliI gene encoding flagellar protein export ATPase FliI gives MSKLDLSSYIQAVSSFPRAKVIGRVTQVVGLTIEVRGLQAFVGEMCLIYVTPEAEPVTAEVVGFKNGHVLMMPLGDLRGIGPGCEVLPTGREFTVKAGPHLLGHVLDGLGVPLDGARINGAGKVCSVDNDPPNPLERQRIKEVLPTGIRAIDMFLTCGQGQRIGIFSGSGVGKSTMLGMIAKHSEADINVIALIGERGREVVDFIERDLGEEGLARSVVVAVTSDRPPLLRIKGALVATAIAEYFRDQGKKVMLMMDSVTRLAMAQREVGLAIGEPPTTKGYTPSVFALLPRVLERAGTSRSGSITGLYTVLVDGDDFNEPVADAVRGILDGHIVLTRDLAAKNHFPAIDVGKSISRLMTELASEEHRKLAGQFRDYLSAYAEAEDLINIGAYVDGTNPRVDRARQYITAMHTFLRQDVNECDPYEQALDKLKHLFKKE, from the coding sequence ATGAGTAAACTTGATTTATCTTCTTACATACAAGCAGTATCTTCTTTCCCCCGGGCCAAGGTGATTGGCAGGGTGACCCAAGTGGTGGGACTGACCATCGAAGTGCGCGGGTTGCAGGCTTTTGTGGGGGAGATGTGTTTAATATATGTGACCCCGGAGGCGGAGCCGGTCACCGCCGAGGTGGTGGGTTTTAAAAACGGCCATGTGCTGATGATGCCCTTGGGAGATCTGCGGGGCATAGGCCCCGGTTGTGAGGTTTTGCCCACCGGCAGGGAGTTTACCGTAAAAGCCGGACCCCATCTTTTGGGCCATGTGCTGGACGGCCTGGGGGTACCTTTAGACGGCGCCCGGATAAACGGGGCCGGAAAAGTTTGTTCTGTTGACAATGATCCGCCCAACCCGCTGGAGAGGCAGCGTATCAAAGAAGTGCTGCCCACCGGAATCCGGGCCATAGATATGTTTCTGACCTGCGGGCAGGGACAGAGGATAGGTATTTTTTCCGGCAGCGGTGTGGGTAAATCCACCATGCTGGGCATGATTGCCAAACACAGTGAAGCGGATATTAACGTTATTGCTCTGATTGGCGAGCGGGGCCGGGAAGTGGTGGACTTTATAGAACGGGATCTGGGCGAGGAAGGGCTGGCCCGTTCCGTGGTGGTGGCGGTAACTTCGGACCGCCCACCCCTTTTAAGAATTAAAGGAGCCCTGGTGGCCACCGCCATCGCCGAATATTTCCGGGATCAGGGTAAAAAAGTGATGCTGATGATGGATTCGGTGACCCGGTTGGCCATGGCCCAGCGGGAAGTGGGGCTGGCCATCGGTGAACCGCCAACTACCAAGGGTTATACGCCGTCGGTGTTTGCTCTTCTGCCAAGAGTGTTGGAACGAGCCGGGACTTCGCGGTCCGGTTCCATTACCGGGCTGTACACCGTACTGGTTGACGGTGATGACTTTAATGAGCCGGTGGCCGATGCGGTGCGTGGTATTTTGGACGGCCATATCGTGCTTACCCGGGATTTGGCGGCCAAAAACCATTTTCCCGCCATCGATGTCGGTAAAAGTATCAGCCGCCTGATGACGGAATTGGCCAGTGAAGAACACAGGAAATTGGCCGGACAGTTTCGTGATTACCTGTCCGCCTATGCCGAGGCGGAGGATTTGATTAATATAGGTGCTTACGTAGACGGCACCAATCCCCGGGTAGACCGGGCCCGTCAGTATATAACGGCGATGCACACGTTTTTGCGGCAGGATGTGAATGAGTGTGATCCTTATGAACAGGCGTTGGACAAGCTCAAGCACCTTTTTAAAAAGGAGTGA
- a CDS encoding FliH/SctL family protein, with protein sequence MPSLSSVLKADSVKLNGGVLRLPAYFHAAGSAEPKSQTAVPEAPGAQVLHDAQAEAAEIVAAARREREEILAAAGQECEELRKKAEMQVLELEEGAKQRGYDTGYLEGMAAGQREGSRMQREAEELLAETRRIRSEMLEAVEPQVVELAVCIAEKLVSRQLSEEPETVVSMVRELLQQVKESGDILIRLHPDDVPLCRDKAAELQAELREHSSLSFLADGAVARGHCRVETSGAAIECMLDERFAKLRETLLDVTSNE encoded by the coding sequence ATGCCATCATTGTCTAGTGTACTCAAGGCTGATAGTGTGAAACTAAATGGTGGCGTTTTGCGTTTACCCGCTTATTTTCACGCCGCCGGTTCAGCTGAGCCAAAGAGCCAGACGGCGGTGCCTGAAGCGCCGGGTGCCCAGGTGCTCCATGATGCGCAGGCGGAGGCGGCTGAAATAGTAGCAGCAGCCCGGCGTGAGCGGGAGGAGATTCTGGCCGCTGCGGGACAGGAATGTGAAGAGCTCCGTAAAAAAGCAGAGATGCAGGTGCTGGAGCTGGAGGAGGGCGCTAAGCAGCGCGGCTATGATACCGGTTATCTGGAAGGCATGGCCGCCGGCCAGCGTGAGGGTAGCAGGATGCAGCGTGAAGCTGAGGAATTGCTGGCCGAAACCAGAAGAATACGCTCTGAAATGCTGGAGGCTGTGGAGCCGCAGGTGGTGGAGCTGGCGGTATGCATCGCAGAAAAACTGGTGAGCCGGCAGCTGTCGGAGGAGCCGGAAACGGTGGTTTCCATGGTACGGGAGCTTTTGCAGCAGGTTAAAGAGTCGGGAGATATCCTGATACGCCTTCATCCTGATGATGTGCCGCTCTGCCGGGACAAGGCGGCTGAACTGCAGGCTGAGTTGCGGGAGCACAGTTCTTTGAGCTTTTTGGCTGACGGTGCTGTTGCCCGGGGACACTGCAGGGTGGAAACCAGCGGCGCCGCCATTGAATGCATGTTGGATGAACGATTTGCCAAATTGCGTGAGACCTTGTTGGATGTGACATCCAATGAGTAA
- the fliG gene encoding flagellar motor switch protein FliG, translating to MARAKVNGIKKSAILLMALGPTVSANILKHFSENDIERISLEIANTTQVDVSSIEDVLDEFLLLSQAQRYMLDGGLEYAQTLLEETLGGKKAGEIIKKLREASQIKPFMFVRKADPKQLTNLISQEHPQTIALILSYLEPQQASMVISELPDEQQSEIARRIAVMDRTSPEVLKEVEGVLKERLSTVVQQDFASAGGIQALVDILNNVDRGTEKLILEELEKDDPQLVDEIRKRMFIFEDIISLDDASIQRIIREVDQKDLALALKGSSDEVRERVFKNVSKRAAEMLREDIDFMGPVRLREVEEGQQRIVSIIRKLDETGEIIISRGGEDAIIV from the coding sequence TTGGCACGCGCTAAAGTAAACGGTATAAAAAAATCAGCAATCTTATTAATGGCGTTGGGGCCTACTGTGTCTGCCAATATCCTGAAGCATTTCAGCGAAAATGATATCGAGCGTATCTCGTTGGAAATTGCCAATACCACACAGGTGGATGTCTCATCCATTGAAGATGTGTTGGATGAATTCTTACTTTTAAGCCAGGCTCAGCGTTATATGCTTGACGGTGGCCTGGAATATGCCCAAACATTGCTGGAAGAAACATTGGGGGGGAAAAAGGCCGGAGAAATAATCAAGAAGCTGCGGGAAGCATCACAGATTAAGCCTTTTATGTTTGTGCGCAAGGCTGACCCTAAGCAGCTTACCAATCTGATTAGTCAGGAACATCCCCAGACCATTGCGCTGATATTATCCTATCTGGAACCGCAGCAGGCCTCCATGGTAATATCGGAGCTGCCCGATGAACAGCAGTCTGAGATTGCCCGCCGCATTGCGGTGATGGACAGAACTTCTCCGGAAGTGTTAAAGGAGGTGGAGGGCGTTCTAAAAGAGCGGCTTTCCACCGTGGTACAGCAGGATTTTGCTTCAGCAGGCGGGATTCAGGCCTTGGTGGATATTTTAAACAATGTTGATCGTGGCACAGAAAAGCTGATTTTAGAAGAGTTGGAGAAAGACGACCCGCAGCTGGTGGACGAAATTCGCAAGCGGATGTTTATTTTTGAAGATATCATTTCGTTGGACGATGCCTCTATTCAGCGGATTATCCGTGAAGTGGATCAAAAAGACCTGGCTCTGGCACTTAAGGGCTCCAGTGATGAAGTGCGGGAAAGAGTATTCAAAAATGTTTCCAAGCGCGCTGCAGAAATGCTGCGCGAGGATATAGACTTCATGGGTCCGGTCAGATTGCGTGAAGTGGAAGAAGGGCAGCAGCGGATCGTCAGTATCATTCGCAAGCTTGACGAGACCGGTGAAATAATTATTTCGCGGGGTGGTGAAGATGCCATCATTGTCTAG
- the fliF gene encoding flagellar basal-body MS-ring/collar protein FliF, translating into MAEEERATAVRVQDLPEKWQQLSQRKKIAAIVMAVAIIVTLFFLGQAIARPRMALLFTGLEPVDAGRIAARLQEMNVQYSLDDEGRTILVRQDMVDDVRIQLASDESLNIGGGSGFELFDQTNLGATDFNRRMDYLRALQEELRRTIVRLDEVEQARVHLALPEPSVFIQDSAEPSASIVLALSPVSRLDSERVRGIVHLVAGSVENMRPENVTVIDTTGNILSDQLDNLDPTKQLAEATMAQLDIKRSFEKELERRVQVMLERILGPGQAIAMITADLDFDSHESTVITFDSEGVPRSQTITEEYFEGAGVVPGEAGADSNIPGYPWVGGTGDSTYERYDETTNYEINETTERQIRAPGKLVQLNASVVVNDNGGQLSQAQVRQISEAVEAALGYQVGRGDSISVQGMSFDTSHQEDAMLAMEEAARREMIERYVTIGAIALAAIIIFFVILRAFRAWRERQLEAELAALASAPKIQEEPAEEMEETPQQRLHKRVRDLAEREPESVAHLIRAWLAEE; encoded by the coding sequence TTGGCCGAAGAGGAGCGTGCGACAGCAGTTAGGGTGCAGGATTTGCCGGAGAAATGGCAGCAGCTGAGCCAACGCAAAAAAATAGCGGCCATAGTTATGGCCGTTGCCATTATAGTTACTCTCTTTTTCCTGGGACAGGCCATTGCCCGGCCGCGCATGGCATTGTTATTTACCGGGTTGGAGCCGGTGGATGCGGGGCGAATTGCAGCCAGATTGCAGGAAATGAATGTGCAGTACTCCCTTGATGATGAAGGAAGAACTATTTTGGTCCGACAGGACATGGTGGATGATGTAAGGATTCAACTGGCAAGCGATGAGTCATTAAATATCGGTGGCGGCAGTGGTTTTGAGCTGTTTGACCAGACAAATCTGGGCGCCACGGATTTCAACAGACGAATGGATTATCTGCGCGCTTTGCAGGAAGAGCTGCGCCGGACCATTGTCCGTCTGGATGAAGTGGAGCAGGCACGGGTACATCTGGCACTTCCTGAGCCCAGTGTCTTTATCCAGGATTCGGCGGAGCCCTCCGCCTCCATCGTGCTGGCTTTGAGTCCTGTTTCGCGTTTGGATTCGGAGCGGGTGCGCGGTATTGTGCATCTGGTGGCCGGTAGTGTGGAGAATATGCGGCCGGAAAATGTTACGGTGATTGACACCACAGGGAACATTCTCAGTGACCAGCTGGATAATCTGGATCCCACGAAGCAGTTGGCGGAAGCCACCATGGCGCAGTTGGATATTAAACGCTCCTTTGAAAAAGAACTGGAACGGCGTGTACAGGTGATGCTGGAGCGTATTTTAGGTCCGGGACAGGCCATTGCCATGATAACCGCAGATTTGGACTTTGATTCCCATGAGTCCACCGTTATTACCTTTGATAGCGAGGGTGTGCCGCGCAGCCAGACAATTACCGAGGAATATTTTGAAGGAGCCGGCGTGGTACCCGGTGAGGCGGGAGCAGACAGTAACATTCCCGGATATCCGTGGGTCGGTGGTACCGGTGACTCTACATATGAGCGTTATGATGAAACCACAAACTATGAAATTAACGAAACAACGGAAAGGCAAATCCGGGCTCCGGGAAAGCTGGTGCAGCTCAATGCTTCCGTTGTGGTAAATGATAACGGCGGTCAGCTGTCTCAGGCGCAGGTCCGACAGATCAGTGAGGCTGTGGAGGCGGCCTTGGGCTATCAGGTGGGACGGGGCGACAGTATCAGTGTGCAGGGGATGAGTTTTGATACATCCCATCAGGAAGATGCCATGCTGGCCATGGAGGAAGCGGCTCGCAGGGAAATGATTGAACGATATGTTACCATCGGGGCCATAGCTTTAGCTGCAATAATAATCTTTTTTGTCATTTTGCGTGCTTTCCGGGCCTGGCGTGAAAGACAGCTGGAGGCGGAGCTGGCTGCATTGGCTAGTGCGCCAAAAATTCAAGAAGAGCCTGCGGAGGAAATGGAAGAGACGCCTCAGCAGCGCCTGCATAAACGAGTTCGTGATTTGGCCGAGAGGGAACCCGAATCGGTTGCTCATTTGATTCGAGCCTGGCTCGCCGAAGAATAG
- the fliE gene encoding flagellar hook-basal body complex protein FliE: MKTQVLNPFIPLQWQQPAAAAPETKAAEGFAGTLHKALGEVNQLQVNADEAAQKLAMGEAEDIHQVMIAMEQAKMAMQLTVQVRNKVVEAYQEVSRMQL; the protein is encoded by the coding sequence ATGAAGACTCAGGTATTAAACCCTTTTATTCCCCTTCAGTGGCAGCAGCCTGCTGCAGCGGCACCGGAGACAAAGGCGGCGGAAGGTTTTGCCGGGACTTTACATAAGGCGTTGGGAGAAGTAAACCAGTTGCAGGTTAATGCCGATGAAGCGGCACAGAAACTGGCCATGGGTGAAGCGGAAGATATTCATCAGGTGATGATTGCCATGGAGCAGGCAAAAATGGCCATGCAGCTGACGGTCCAGGTGAGAAATAAGGTTGTGGAGGCTTACCAGGAAGTTTCCAGGATGCAGTTATAA
- the flgC gene encoding flagellar basal body rod protein FlgC encodes MQIFKAMNVSSSGLTAERFRLDLIANNIANAHTTRTEDGGPYQRKSAVFAEVMDGARKSGQGVRVQGVSVDNTEPRLVYEPEHPDANEEGYVAYPNVNIVQEMVDMITATRAYEANVTALNASKNMFLKALEIGRG; translated from the coding sequence ATGCAGATTTTTAAGGCTATGAATGTGTCATCTTCCGGGTTGACCGCAGAGCGTTTTCGCCTTGATCTGATTGCCAATAACATTGCCAATGCCCATACCACCAGGACCGAAGACGGTGGGCCTTATCAGCGCAAGTCGGCAGTGTTTGCTGAAGTGATGGACGGCGCCAGGAAGTCCGGCCAGGGCGTGCGGGTTCAGGGTGTAAGTGTGGATAACACAGAGCCCCGGCTGGTTTATGAGCCGGAGCATCCCGATGCCAATGAAGAGGGTTACGTAGCTTACCCCAATGTAAACATAGTGCAGGAAATGGTGGATATGATTACCGCCACCCGGGCTTATGAAGCCAATGTGACGGCGCTGAATGCTTCCAAGAACATGTTTCTCAAAGCATTGGAAATCGGCAGAGGGTAG
- the flgB gene encoding flagellar basal body rod protein FlgB, which yields MNSLWTDNATVSLQKGLDAAGERNRVMAHNVANVNTPMFKRQDVSFEKQLRQALAAPSRLPLATTHERHVGGQKSLQDVGHKVSTDRSSAMRSDGNNVDIDREMALMATNQLNYNAMTQVLNERYSLLRYVIHEGRR from the coding sequence TTGAACAGCTTATGGACGGATAATGCAACGGTATCCCTGCAAAAAGGGCTGGATGCTGCCGGGGAGCGTAACCGGGTGATGGCCCATAATGTGGCCAATGTAAATACTCCCATGTTTAAACGACAGGATGTTTCTTTTGAAAAGCAGCTGCGACAGGCGCTTGCCGCGCCAAGCAGGCTGCCGCTGGCCACCACGCATGAAAGGCATGTGGGGGGACAGAAGAGCCTGCAGGATGTAGGGCATAAGGTAAGTACGGACCGCAGTTCGGCCATGCGCTCAGACGGGAACAATGTGGATATTGACCGTGAGATGGCGCTTATGGCCACTAACCAGCTTAATTATAATGCTATGACTCAGGTTCTTAACGAGCGCTACAGTTTGTTGCGGTATGTAATCCATGAAGGGAGGCGGTAA
- the flgN gene encoding flagellar export chaperone FlgN, with protein MEVTLTELLDGLTEIYSRQKVLYGKLAEIALWEAKAIKERDMLGLIDLQQVEGQLMEQVQVLDDAKAQLKEVLLSKLPGRRLTMDQLACAAEPAAYIAHHKIVSEINNLLGEIEQTKRNNAYELSQTLQLNRHGVGA; from the coding sequence GTGGAAGTAACTCTGACAGAGCTTTTGGACGGGCTGACGGAGATTTATTCCAGACAGAAGGTTTTATACGGTAAGCTGGCGGAAATAGCTCTTTGGGAGGCCAAGGCCATTAAAGAGCGCGATATGCTGGGCTTGATCGACCTGCAGCAAGTGGAGGGCCAGTTGATGGAGCAGGTACAGGTGCTGGATGATGCCAAAGCACAGTTAAAAGAGGTGTTGTTAAGCAAATTGCCAGGCCGGCGGCTCACCATGGATCAGTTAGCCTGTGCCGCGGAACCCGCTGCTTATATTGCACACCATAAAATTGTTTCCGAGATAAATAATTTGTTAGGTGAAATAGAGCAAACAAAGCGTAATAATGCTTATGAATTAAGTCAGACCCTACAGTTGAACCGGCATGGAGTTGGGGCTTAG
- a CDS encoding flagellar protein FlaG codes for MRVQGVDPIMLNRIQEKVKKHTVQQSEQAYISNEQGRQKKEQQREAADSDKMAAAVKKLNDTAETLGIDLLFFWDEEAWVVLVMEKKTQQIIRELEPDKINEMLVDMQSFVGIMVDYVL; via the coding sequence ATGCGGGTGCAGGGTGTAGACCCCATCATGTTAAACCGAATCCAGGAAAAAGTGAAAAAGCATACTGTGCAGCAATCGGAGCAGGCCTATATTTCCAATGAGCAGGGGCGGCAGAAGAAGGAGCAGCAGAGAGAGGCGGCTGACAGTGACAAAATGGCAGCTGCGGTTAAAAAGCTAAACGATACTGCAGAGACGTTGGGCATTGACTTGTTATTCTTTTGGGATGAAGAGGCTTGGGTTGTTCTGGTGATGGAGAAGAAAACGCAGCAAATTATCCGGGAGCTGGAGCCGGATAAAATCAATGAGATGTTGGTTGATATGCAGAGTTTTGTGGGGATAATGGTTGATTACGTCCTTTAA
- a CDS encoding flagellar protein FlaG has translation MRIVTNNPPPQPDSRHTTDVSHSQQAQKKDVAIQGKNPAQEISPQETDHAVEQLNKTSDALNLSLRFKLHEGTDRMMVQVVDTKADEIIKEMPPENLLNVVAQIQNMVGLMLDAKR, from the coding sequence ATGAGAATAGTGACAAATAATCCCCCGCCCCAACCGGATTCCCGCCACACCACAGACGTCTCCCACTCGCAGCAGGCGCAAAAAAAAGATGTGGCAATCCAGGGCAAGAATCCGGCACAAGAAATATCTCCCCAAGAAACCGATCACGCCGTGGAGCAGCTGAACAAAACATCCGATGCCCTCAATCTTAGCCTGCGCTTTAAACTGCATGAAGGCACCGACCGCATGATGGTGCAAGTGGTGGATACAAAGGCCGATGAAATCATCAAAGAAATGCCCCCCGAAAACCTACTCAACGTTGTAGCACAGATCCAGAACATGGTGGGTCTGATGCTGGACGCTAAACGCTAA
- the fliS gene encoding flagellar export chaperone FliS → MLANPYQKYKQNQVETSSPQQLIIMLYNGAIKFLKLAQMGITEQSIEKAHTNIIKTQDIINELMASLDMNQGEVASHLYSLYDYMNSRLLEANLKKDTQILSEVENMLTELRDSWVQALKFVQ, encoded by the coding sequence ATGTTAGCAAACCCCTATCAAAAGTACAAACAAAATCAGGTAGAAACTTCATCACCACAACAACTAATCATCATGCTCTATAACGGTGCCATTAAATTTCTAAAGCTGGCACAAATGGGCATTACTGAACAGAGCATAGAAAAAGCACACACCAACATCATTAAAACCCAGGACATAATTAATGAATTAATGGCCTCCTTAGACATGAACCAAGGCGAAGTAGCCTCACATCTCTACTCACTTTATGATTACATGAACTCCCGCCTATTGGAGGCAAATCTAAAAAAAGATACCCAAATCCTCTCTGAAGTAGAAAACATGCTCACCGAACTGCGGGATTCCTGGGTCCAGGCACTTAAATTTGTTCAATAA
- the flgN gene encoding flagellar export chaperone FlgN gives MEQLLNVLKQQQQALTDLINVALKEREAILTRDKEQTIAALKQKENLQQKLSSLDKEIHNFSAGKTLQEIAATSKDEETLLELRQSLKTLLREAQSLNTTNMVLLKNELAYLGQIREIISPDAANTPYNASGAINKQQAELMISTRA, from the coding sequence TTGGAACAATTACTCAATGTCCTAAAGCAACAACAACAAGCACTGACTGATTTAATAAATGTGGCTCTAAAAGAACGGGAAGCCATCCTTACCCGGGACAAAGAACAAACAATAGCAGCCCTTAAACAAAAGGAAAACTTGCAACAGAAGCTCTCTTCACTGGACAAAGAAATCCATAACTTTTCCGCAGGCAAAACCCTGCAGGAAATCGCCGCCACTTCCAAGGATGAAGAAACCCTGCTTGAACTGCGGCAATCCCTTAAAACCTTACTTCGTGAAGCACAAAGCCTGAACACCACCAACATGGTTCTCTTGAAAAACGAACTGGCCTACCTGGGGCAAATCCGCGAGATAATTTCACCGGATGCAGCAAACACCCCCTATAACGCCAGCGGAGCAATCAACAAGCAGCAAGCAGAACTAATGATTAGCACACGCGCCTAA